A segment of the Agromyces sp. H17E-10 genome:
CCAGACCCTTCGAAGGAGACAGGGAATGAATCGCAAGGTGATCGGAGCCGCGGTGTGCACCGCGGCCCTCGCCATCGGCCTTCTGGGCGCGGCCGGCACCCCGGCCATGGCAGACGGCCAGGAGCACAGCTACCTCGTGGTGGGCTCGCAGGGCGGTGACACGAAGAACGCGCAGAAGCGCGTCGTTGCCGCAGGCGGCACCGTGGTCGCCGCTTACGACCAGATCGGCGTCGTGCTCGCGCGGTCGTCGGCCGGCGACTTCACATCGCGCGTAGGCGGCGGCCTCGAGGTCGCGATGACCGACGGGCTCGGCACCACTCTCGTCGACGACGAGGAGACCGTTGCCGTCGACTCGGCGAGCGTCGAGGCTGCGGGCGACCCGACGGGCGAGCCCCTGTGGGGCCTGCAGTGGGACATGAAGCAGATCGACGTGGCCGAGGCGCAGGGCGTGACCACCGGTGACTCGTCGGTGGTCGTCGGCGTGCTCGACTCGGGCATCTCGTCGACCCACCCCGATCTCGCCTCGCAGATCGCCAAGGACCAGAGCGCCTCGTGCATCGGCGGCGTCGTCGACACGAGCGAGGCGGCGTGGAACCCGACGACCTCCGACCACGGCACCCATGTCGCGGGCACGATCGCCGCCGCGATCAACGGCGTCGGCATCGCGGGCGTCGCGCCGGGCGTCAAGGTCGCCTCGGTCAAGGTCGTCAACGACGACGGATTCATCTACCCCGAAGCGGCCATCTGCGGCTACCTCTGGGCGGCCGACCACGGCATGCCGGTCACCAACAACAGCTACTTCATCGACCCGTGGGAGTTCAACTGCGTGAACGACCCGCGGCAGCGCCCGGTCTGGCAGGCCGTGCAGCGCGCGCTGCGCTACTCGGCGTCGAAGGGCACGCTGACCGTGGCGTCGGCGGGTAACAGCAACGTCGACCTGCAGCACAAGTTCGTCGACTCGGGCAGCCCCAACGACGGCAGCTACCCCGTCGAGGACCGGACGATCAACGGTGCGTGCCGCGACCTGCCGGCCGAGGCAGCCGGCGTCGTGACGGTCTCGGCCGTCGGCCCGACCGAGCAGAAGGCCTACTACTCGTCGTACGGCCAAGGCGTCGTCGACGTGACGGCTCCCGGCGGCGACGCACGGTTCCGCAACGGCGGGGCGCCG
Coding sequences within it:
- a CDS encoding S8 family peptidase, whose product is MNRKVIGAAVCTAALAIGLLGAAGTPAMADGQEHSYLVVGSQGGDTKNAQKRVVAAGGTVVAAYDQIGVVLARSSAGDFTSRVGGGLEVAMTDGLGTTLVDDEETVAVDSASVEAAGDPTGEPLWGLQWDMKQIDVAEAQGVTTGDSSVVVGVLDSGISSTHPDLASQIAKDQSASCIGGVVDTSEAAWNPTTSDHGTHVAGTIAAAINGVGIAGVAPGVKVASVKVVNDDGFIYPEAAICGYLWAADHGMPVTNNSYFIDPWEFNCVNDPRQRPVWQAVQRALRYSASKGTLTVASAGNSNVDLQHKFVDSGSPNDGSYPVEDRTINGACRDLPAEAAGVVTVSAVGPTEQKAYYSSYGQGVVDVTAPGGDARFRNGGAPSIAADAVLSTTFNTVTKTNGWGYKQGTSMAGPHAAGVAALAVSAHPGMNPGQLASFLERTATPIACPPGVYNPVPNLPGYEATCTGGARNGFYGAGNVNAFNVVK